One segment of Castanea sativa cultivar Marrone di Chiusa Pesio chromosome 3, ASM4071231v1 DNA contains the following:
- the LOC142628155 gene encoding uncharacterized protein LOC142628155, with amino-acid sequence MALDSTKTEQSHKSHRSRQAGPKKKSKSDKKNKNVSDSDRKQNPKAFAFSSSVKAKRLQSRTVEKEQRRLHVPVIDRAYGEPPPFVIVVQGPPQVGKSLVIKSLVRHYTKQNLPEVRGPITIVSGKKRRLQFVECPNDINGMIDAAKYADLALLLIDGSYGFEMETFEFLNILQVHGFPKVMGVLTNLDKFKDAKKLKKTKQRLKHRFWTEIYDGAKLFYLSGLIHGKYPKREIHNLARFISVMKFHPLSWRVSHPYILVDRFEDVTPLEQVRMNKKCDRNVLVYGYLRGCNMKKGTKVHIAGVGDYSLAGIAGLADPCPLPSAAKKKGLRDKEKLFHAPMSGLGDLLYDKDAVYININDHLVQFSKADDENGGETNKGKEQDVGEVLVKSLQKAKYSIDEKLEKSFISLFGQKHAKDNHGSVEQIREIEPSEGYHSGEEIEADESDDESDGGVRDGSESSDQDEAVQKERMIKSEDSGSEDDIDALDQQNSQDSLKDRLQERVEYHGGRIRRKAFFGNDIDHDDLKDSDEVNEDSDDDADNKTSSGSDFSEEDGEDHEIDEDDMGNISKWKESLMERTVSRQNTNLMQLVYGKSTSASTTAMDEAQDSSGDEESDGDEFFKPKGEGKKNLREGFDDGNVNSEDCSKFINYETLKNWKDEELIQSIRDRFVTGDWEKAKSRNKYPEANAEDDDDAVYGDFEDLEAGEKKEGHRTDDTGNGAVQMEDDPAAEERRLKKLALRAKFDAQFNGSESPDEEVDTKDRDKNESGYFDKMKEEIELRKQMNISELDDLDEATRIEIEGFRTGTYLRLEIHDVPCEMVEYFDPCHPILVGGIGLGEENVGYMQTRLKKHRWHKKILKNRDPIIVSVGWRRYQTRPLYAIEDLNGRYRMLKYTPEHMHCLATFWGPLAPPNTGVVAVQNVSNNQATFRISATAVVLEFNHAAQIKKKVKLVGYPTKIFKKTALIKEMFNSDLEIARYEGAAIRTVSGIRGQVKKAAKEELGNQPKKKGGKPREGIARCTFEDKIKMSDIVFMRAWASVEVPRFYNPLTTALQPRDQTWQGMKTVAELRREHNLVVPVNKDSLYKPIERKPKKFNPLVIPKSLQAALPFATKSKDTPSRKRPLLENRRPAVVMEPHERKVHALVQHLQLIRSEKIKKRKLKEEKKRKEHEAEKAKDEELSRKRQREERRERYREQDKLQKKIRRNV; translated from the exons ATGGCTTTGGATAGCACCAAGACCGAACAGTCCCACAAGTCTCACCGGTCTCGCCAGGCCGGTCCgaagaaaaaatcaaagtcCGATAAGAAGAACAAGAATGTTTCCGACAGCGACAGGAAGCAAAACCCTAAg gCATTTGCTTTTAGTTCGTCTGTGAAGGCAAAGCGATTACAGTCACGGACTGTGGAAAAAGAGCAGCGAAGGCTTCATGTTCCGGTGATCGATCGGGCTTATGGTGAACCGCCGCCTTTCGTTATTGTGGTGCAAGGACCTCCTcag GTCGGGAAGTCGCTGGTAATAAAGTCGCTTGTAAGGCATTATACTAAGCAGAATTTGCCTGAGGTTCGAGGCCCGATTACCATTGTATCAG GTAAGAAAAGGCGGCTGCAGTTTGTGGAGTGCCCGAATGATATAAATGGCATGATTGATGCGGCAAAGTATGCCGATTTGGCTTTGCTTCTTATAGATGGAAGTTATGGCTTTGAAATG GAAACCTTTGAATTCCTCAACATATTGCAAGTTCATGGGTTCCCAAAGGTTATGGGAGTTCTTACTaaccttgataagttcaaggATGCAAAGAAACTGAAGAAAACAAAACAGCGTCTCAAACATCGTTTCTGGACTGAAATATATGATGGagcaaaattgttttatttatctgGCCTAATTCATGGGAA GTATCCGAAGCGTGAAATTCACAATCTGGCACGGTTTATTTCTGTAATGAAATTTCATCCGTTGTCTTGGCGAGTTTCTCACCCTTATATTTTGGTAGACCGTTTTGAAGATGTCACTCCTCTTGAGCAAGTGCGtatgaataaaaaatgtgaTAGGAATGTCCTTGTTTATGGTTATTTGCGAGGCTGTAATATGAAGAAGGGGACTAAG GTGCATATTGCCGGTGTGGGTGATTACAGTTTAGCAGGCATTGCAGGATTAGCTGATCCTTGTCCTCTACCATCAGCTGCAAAGAAGAAAGGGCTGCGtgataaagaaaaattgtttcATGCACCCATGTCTGGACTTGGGGACCTTCTCTATGACAAGGATGCTGTCTATATAAACATAAATGACCACCTTGTTCAGTTTTCTAAAGCAGATGATGAAAACGGGGGAGAAACAAACAAag GAAAGGAACAAGATGTGGGTGAGGTTTTGGTTAAATCTCTTCAGAAAGCAAAGTACTCAATTGATGAGAAGTTAGAAAAAAGCTTCATTAGCCTTTTCGGCCAGAAGCATGCCAAGGATAATCATGGAAGTGTGGAGCAGATTCGAGAAATAGAGCCTTCAGAAGGATATCATTCTGGGGAAGAGATTGAAGCTGATGAATCTGATGATGAAAGTGATGGTGGGGTTCGGGATGGTTCAGAATCTTCAGATCAAGATGAAGCCGTTCAAAAAGAGCGAATGATAAAAAGTGAAGATAGTGGTTCTGAAGATGATATTGATGCATTAGATCAGCAAAATTCTCAAGATTCTCTAAAAGATCGTTTGCAGGAACGTGTTGAGTACCATGGTGGAAGAATAAGGCGAAAAGCTTTCTTTGGAAATGACATTGATCATGATGACTTGAAG GATTCAGATGAAGTGAATGAGGACAGTGATGATGATGCAGACAATAAGACATCCTCTGGTTCAGATTTTTCGGAGGAAGATGGAGAGGatcatgaaatagatg AAGATGACATGGGTAATATTTCAAAGTGGAAAGAATCTTTAATGGAAAGGACTGTCTCCAGACAGAATACTAATCTTATGCAACTTGTATATGGGAAGTCTACGTCGGCATCTACTACGGCTATGGATGAAGCACAAGATAGTAGTGGTGATGAAGAAAGTGATGGAGACGAATTCTTTAAGCCAAAAGGAGAGGGGAAAAAG AATCTGAGAGAAGGATTTGATGATGGAAATGTCAACTCTGAGGACTGTAGCAAATTCATAAATTATGAAACTCTCAAAAATTGGAAAGATGAAGAGCTTATTCAGAGTATTCGTGATCGTTTTGTTACTGGTGACTGGGAAAAGGCTAAAAGCAGAAATAAATACCCAGAGGCCAACGCTGAAGATGATGACGACGCTGTCTATGGTGACTTTGAAGATTTAGAAGCAGGTGAGAAGAAGGAAGGGCATCGAACAGATGATACTGGCAATGGTGCAGTCCAAATGGAAGATGACCCAGCAGCTGAGGAGCGAAGGCTTAAGAAGCTTGCCCTCCGTGCAAAATTTGATGCACAAT TTAACGGATCTGAATCACCAGATGAGGAAGTTGATACAAAGGACAGAGACAAAAATGAAAGTGGTTATTTTGACAAG ATGAAGGAGGAGATTGAACTCCGTAAACAAATGAATATATCTGAACTCGATGATCTTGATGAGGCCACCCGAATCGAGATAGAGGGCTTTCGGACAGGGACTTACTTGAGATTGGAGATTCATGATGTTCCTTGTGAGATGGTTGAGTACTTTGATCCCTGCCATCCTATTTTAGTTGGAGGAATTGGACTTGGGGAGGAAAATGTTGGGTATATGCAG ACCAGGTTAAAGAAGCACAGATGGCACAAGAAAATACTGAAGAATAGAGATCCCATAATTGTTTCAGTTGGATGGAGACGTTACCAAACTAGACCTCTTTATGCCATTGAGGATCTGAATGGAAGGTACCGAATGCTTAAGTACACTCCTGAACAcatgcattgccttgccacgTTCTGGGGCCCTCTTGCCCCTCCTAATACTGGCGTGGTTGCTGTTCAGAATGTATCAAACAATCAG GCGACATTTAGGATTAGTGCAACTGCAGTTGTGTTGGAGTTTAATCATGCAGCGCAGATTAAAAAGAAAGTCAAGCTGGTTGGTTACCCCACCAAGATCTTCAAGAAGACAGCTCTTATCAAGGAAATGTTTAATTCAGATCTTGAAATAGCTCGATATGAAGGTGCAGCTATTCGAACTGTCAGTGGGATCCGGGGACAGGTTAAGAAG GCTGCTAAAGAAGAGCTTGGTaaccaaccaaaaaagaagGGAGGAAAACCTAGAGAAGGGATTGCAAGGTGTACCTTTGAGGATAAGATCAAGATGAGTGACATTGTTTTCATGCGTGCATGGGCTTCAGTCGAAGTTCCTCGCTTCTACAACCCATTGACAACGGCCTTACAACCTCGCGATCAGACCTGGCAAGGAATGAAAACTGTCGCTGAATTGAGGAGAGAACACAATCTTGTTGTTCCTGTTAACAAGGATTCACTCTACAAG CCAATTGAAAGGAAGCCAAAGAAGTTCAACCCATTGGTAATTCCCAAGTCCTTGCAAGCAGCTCTCCCATTTGCGACGAAGTCCAAGGATACACCTAGTCGGAAACGTCCACTTCTTGAAAATAGAAGACCGGCTGTTGTCATGGAGCCTCATGAGCGAAAAGTTCATGCTCTTGTTCAACATCTTCAATTGATTAGATCTGAAAAG ATTAAGAAGCGAAAGCTtaaggaagaaaagaagaggaaagaacACGAGGCAGAGAAAGCCAAAGATGAGGAGTTGTCAAGAAAGCGCCAGAGAGAAGAAAGACGGGAGAGATATCGAGAGCAGGATAAACTACAGAAAAAAATTCGGAGAAACGTGTAG
- the LOC142626768 gene encoding uncharacterized protein LOC142626768, with amino-acid sequence MNRCSIFFSDHCFRLFSHWSHLGFASNYLPLFCLRRFLSQGHSISGSTDARPFPDYSPKKPTIRDSEFVHQISTVIKLRRSEPLRRILKPYESKFRPDHLIWVLMNIKNDYKLVLDFFDWGCLRRDPTLEARCIVVQIAVASKDPKLAHELIREFWAKPNLDIGLSYSHFVDRLIYTYKDWGSEPYVFDIFFQVLVEAGLFNEARKFFDKLSNYGLIISVKSCNLLLTRLSNNSDGIEMAIKVFNEYPELGVCWNTASYNIIIHSLCQLGKIKEAHNLLVQMELRGLMPDVVSYGTIISGYCHLGELKKVLKLIEEMQIKGLRSNPYTYNSIILLLCTTGNVVEAEKVFREMMNQGIFPDHVVYTTLVDGFCKLGNVPTAYRLLDEMKARKIVPDCITYTAIIHGFCQTGKMMEAVKLFREMISGGLEPDEFTYTALIDGYCKAGEMKEAFALHNQMVQTGITPNVVTYTALADGLCKRGEVDTANELLHEMCEKGLQLNVCTYNSIVNGLCKAGNLVQAVKLMKEMEMAGFHPDTITYTTLMDAYCKMGEMAKAHELLREMLDKGLQPTIVTFNVLMNGFCMSGMLDDGERLLKWMLEKGIMPNATTYNSLMKHYCIRNNMRATTEIYKCMSAQGVMPDSNTYNILIKGHCKARNMKEAWFLHREVVEKGFDLTASSYNSLIRGFYKRKKFMEARELFEEMRKQGLTAEKDIYSIFVDMNFEEGNMEITLELCDEAIEKCLVDKAMNEKT; translated from the coding sequence ATGAACAGGTGCTCCATCTTCTTCTCAGACCATTGTTTTCGACTCTTCTCTCATTGGTCACACTTGGGTTTTGCTTCAAATTATTTGCCTCTCTTCTGTCTAAGAAGATTTCTGAGCCAGGGACACTCCATCTCAGGCTCAACTGATGCCAGACCTTTTCCTGATTATTCCCCCAAGAAACCTACCATCAGAGACTCTGAATTCGTACATCAGATCTCAACAGTAATAAAATTACGCCGCTCTGAGCCTCTCCGCCGCATTCTAAAGCCTTATGAATCCAAGTTCAGGCCTGACCACCTAATTTGGGTTCTCATGAACATTAAGAATGACTATAAactggttttggatttttttgacTGGGGGTGCCTACGGAGAGACCCAACACTAGAAGCCCGTTGTATTGTTGTTCAAATTGCAGTGGCATCAAAGGATCCAAAATTAGCTCATGAGCTTATTCGTGAGTTTTGGGCAAAACCCAATTTGGACATTGGTCTTTCATACTCTCATTTTGTTGACAGGTTGATATACACTTACAAGGACTGGGGTTCAGAGCCCTATgtatttgatattttctttcaaGTCCTTGTTGAAGCTGGGTTGTTCAATGAAGCAAGGAAATTCTTTGACAAACTGTCGAATTATGGGTTGATTATCTCTGTTAAATCTTGTAATCTATTACTTACTCGTCTCTCAAACAATTCTGATGGGATTGAAATGGCAATAAAGGTTTTCAACGAATATCCTGAATTGGGTGTTTGTTGGAACACTGCATCATATAATATCATTATTCACTCCCTTTGTCAATTAGGGAAGATAAAAGAAGCCCACAATTTACTTGTGCAAATGGAGTTGAGGGGTTTAATGCCTGATGTAGTAAGTTATGGTACTATCATAAGTGGTTATTGTCATCTTGGCGAACTGAAGAAGGTTTTGAAACTTATTGAGGAAATGCAAATAAAGGGATTGAGGTCAAACCCCTACACCTACAACAGTATAATACTTCTTCTGTGTACGACTGGTAATGTAGTTGAAGCAGAGAAGGTATTCAGGGAGATGATGAACCAGGGCATTTTTCCAGATCATGTGGTATACACAACTCTTGTTGATGGTTTCTGCAAGTTGGGTAATGTTCCAACTGCATATAGGCTGCTTGATGAAATGAAGGCTAGGAAAATTGTTCCTGATTGTATAACATATACAgctattattcatgggttttGCCAGACTGGAAAAATGATGGAAGCAGTTAAACTGTTCCGTGAAATGATTAGTGGAGGGTTGGAACCTGATGAATTTACTTACACAGCACTTATTGATGGTTATTGCAAGGCAGGTGAGATGAAAGAGGCCTTTGCTCTTCACAACCAAATGGTTCAGACAGGGATTACCCCAAATGTTGTCACTTACACTGCACTTGCTGATGGCCTTTGTAAAAGAGGTGAGGTAGACACTGCAAATGAGCTTCTTCATGAGATGTGTGAAAAGGGTCTTCAACTTAATGTATGCACTTACAACTCAATTGTTAATGGTCTTTGTAAAGCTGGAAATCTAGTGCAAGCAGTAAAGCTGATGAAAGAAATGGAGATGGCAGGGTTCCATCCTGATACTATTACTTATACCACTCTCATGGACGCTTATTGTAAGATGGGGGAGATGGCTAAGGCGCATGAGCTTCTGCGGGAGATGCTGGATAAAGGTCTTCAACCTACAATTGTCACATTCAATGTGCTCATGAATGGGTTTTGTATGTCAGGAATGCTGGATGATGGTGAGAGGCTACTAAAATGGATGTTGGAGAAGGGCATAATGCCAAATGCAACCACTTATAATTCTCTTATGAAGCATTACTGCATTAGAAATAATATGCGTGCCACAACTGAGATTTACAAGTGCATGTCTGCGCAAGGAGTGATGCCTGATAGCAACACTTACAACATTCTAATAAAAGGGCATTGCAAAGCAAGGAATATGAAAGAGGCTTGGTTTTTGCACAGGGAGGTGGTTGAGAAGGGTTTTGATCTCACAGCTAGTTCCTACAATTCCCTTATCAGAGGTTTTTATAAGAGGAAGAAATTTATGGAGGCTAGGGAACTATTTGAAGAGATGAGAAAACAAGGATTGACTGCAGAGAAAGATATATACAGCATTTTTGTTGATATGAACTTTGAAGAAGGGAACATGGAAATCACTCTTGAGCTTTGTGATGAGGCAATAGAGAAATGTCTAGTGGATAAAGCTATGAATGAAAAGACATAG
- the LOC142626769 gene encoding HIPL1 protein-like yields MKAFVTILFLLYHFLLLHQPSSSLPLCTDLRAPLISKTPLAFCPYNGSVCCDSAKDLQLQKQFHAMNISDSGCAALMKSILCAMCDQFSAQLFMVESGPREVPALCSSTLLVNSSQSNRAAGSFCSTVWDACQNVSILSSPFASSLQGSNVGPADSGSSKLNQLWQSKSVFCDAFGGSSYDGSICFDGEQVSLEKSETLALPKGLCLEKIGNGSYLNMVAHPDGSNHAFFSNQAGKIWLATIPEQSSGGTLGLDVSRPFIDLTDRVFFDSSFGMMGMAFHPNFAHNGRFFASFNCDKIRTPGCSGRCACNTDANCDPSKLNSSNAAPPCRYHKVIAEFTVNGTISKHSSEQSASPSEVRRIFTLGLPMAFNHGGQILFGPADGYLYVMVGDGAIRDDPYDFSQNKKSLLGKILRLDIDNLPSANDIGDLNLWGNYSVPQDNPFSEDKDLQPEIWALGLRNPWRCSFDSQRPLYFICADTGQDHYEEVDIITKGGNYGWHVYEGPFLFNPQQSPGGITLANSIHPIFPVLGYNHSDINKKEGSAAVSGGYFYRSSTDPCMFGSYLYADLYGSGIWAAAESPENSGNFSTARIPFSCAHDSPNNCSTIPGSSLPTLGYIYSFGEDNRKDIFILASSGVYRVVCPSRCNYTCSKENVTAISLPTHSSGKKLTNLHRVLCLSFFLSSMLYFVI; encoded by the exons aTGAAAGCTTTTGTTACGATCCTCTTTTTGTTGTATCACTTCCTACTACTTCATCAACCTTCTTCTTCACTTCCTTTATGCACTGATTTAa GGGCACCTCTCATTTCAAAGACACCTTTGGCCTTTTGTCCATACAATGGAAGTGTGTGTTGTGACTCAGCCAAAGACCTGCAGCTGCAGAAGCAATTTCATGCAATGAATATCTCTGATTCTGGCTGTGCGGCTCTTATGAAATCAATACTTTGTGCG ATGTGTGATCAGTTCTCAGCTCAGCTATTTATGGTCGAATCAGGACCTCGAGAAGTTCCTGCTCTTTGTAGCTCCACTCTATTGGTAAACTCATCACAGTCGAACAGGGCAGCAGGTAGTTTTTGCTCTACTGTCTGGGATGCATGCCAAAATGTGTCTATATTGAGTTCCCCTTTTGCCTCTTCACTACAAGGTAGTAATGTAGGACCAGCTGATTCTGGTTCTTCCAAACTAAACCAACTGTGGCAGTCCAAGAGTGTTTTCTGTGATGCATTTGGCGGTTCCTCTTATGATGGTTCAATATGTTTTGATGGTGAACAAGTTTCACTAGAAAAGTCTGAAACTTTGGCTCTGCCAAAGGGCTTGTGCCTTgagaaaattggcaatgggtcTTATCTCAATATGGTTGCACATCCTGATGGATCTAATCACGCATTCTTCTCTAACCAAGCAGGCAAAATTTGGTTGGCCACAATACCTGAGCAAAGTTCAGGAGGTACTCTAGGACTTGATGTGTCCAGACCCTTTATAGATTTGACTGATAGAGTCTTTTTTGACAGTAGCTTTGGGATGATGGGTATGGCTTTTCATCCAAACTTTGCGCATAACGGTCGTTTCTTTGCTTCGTTCAATTGTGATAAGATCAGGACACCAGGATGTTCTGGTAGGTGTGCTTGTAACACAGATGCGAACTGTGATCCTTCAAAGCTAAATTCTTCTAATGCAGCTCCACCATGCCGGTATCATAAAGTTATTGCAGAGTTCACTGTTAATGGGACTATATCAAAACATTCCTCA GAACAAAGTGCTAGCCCATCTGAGGTGAGAAGGATTTTTACACTGGGGCTTCCAATGGCATTTAATCATGGGGGCCAGATTCTATTTGGACCTGCAGATGGATATTTATATGTTATGGTGGGAGATGGTGCAATCAGAGATGATCCTTACGATttttcccaaaacaaaaaatccttgCTCGGAAAGATTTTAAGGCTTGACATTGATAACTTACCAA GTGCAAATGATATAGGTGACCTCAATCTATGGGGAAACTATTCTGTCCCTCAAGATAATCCTTTTTCTGAAGATAAAGACTTGCAGCCCGAAATCTGGGCTCTAGGATTAAGAAATCCTTGGCGCTGTAGCTTTGACTCACAAAGACCTCTCTACTTCATCTGTGCAGATACTGGGCAG GATCATTATGAAGAGGTAGATATAATCACCAAGGGTGGGAACTATGGGTGGCATGTTTATGAAGGCCCCTTTCTCTTTAATCCTCAGCAATCTCCTGGAGGAATTACTCTTGCCAATTCTATTCATCCTATCTTCCCTGTGTTGGGATATAACCACTCTGATATAAACAAGAAAGAAGGATCTGCAGCAGTATCAGGTGGATACTTTTATCGTTCCTCAACTGATCCATGcatgtttggaag TTACCTGTATGCAGATTTGTATGGAAGTGGTATTTGGGCAGCAGCTGAAAGCCCTGAAAATAGTGGAAACTTCAGTACTGCTAGGATTCCTTTTAGTTGTGCTCAtgattctcctaacaactgcaGCACCATACCAGGAAGTTCCCTACCAACTCTGGGTTACATATACTCGTTTGGGGAGGATAACAGGaaagacatttttattttagctaGCAGTGGTGTGTACAGAGTAGTTTGTCCAAGTCGCTGCAACTACACTTGCTCAAAGGAAAATGTCACAGCTATTAGCTTGCCAACTCATTCAAGTGGAAAAAAGTTGACTAACTTGCACAGAGTGCTGTGtctgtctttctttctttcttccatgCTTTATTTTGTAATCTGA